The Papaver somniferum cultivar HN1 chromosome 3, ASM357369v1, whole genome shotgun sequence genome includes a region encoding these proteins:
- the LOC113360445 gene encoding uncharacterized protein LOC113360445: protein MTVSQLDKKFSELERFGDNLVNTPLRRARKLQDALKPVICARLVPCRLTTYDDVLETSLAIEADWIKNQKEREPRDPKRNQKTDPSTHRKRPRTDATGKDVAPKPCFHCGVVGRYARDCPKSKPLGQLNAISGPPNQRQFQNALRPNFQARKPYHPQNNAPPFQPRGQPNVPGQLNHIATVEKRTENSEIEGNFLIFSSLAKVLFDSGATHSFISLHLAAYLGLKPVPMGFTLNVSSPLGNVVSLSKFCKDCEITFGDYRVKIDLISMSLQDYDVIIGMNWLSQNQAILECFEKKISFQSSDGSRVSVQGER from the exons ATGACGGTTTCTCAATTGGACAAGAAGTTCAGTGAATTGGAACGTTTTGGGGATAACTTGGTCAATACGCCGTTACGAAGAGCAAGAAAACTTCAGGATGCACTGAAACCTGTCATCTGTGCTAGGTTAGTACCATGTCGCCTCACCACTTATGATGATGTTCTTGAAACTTCATTAGCTATAGAAGCTGATTGGATCAAAAACCAAAAGGAAAGGGAGCCGAGAGATCCCAAGAGGAACCAGAAGACGGACCCATCGACTCATCGAAAACGTCCGCGTACTGATGCCACTGGGAAAGACGTTGCACCAAAACCTTGTTTTCACTGTGGAGTTGTGGGTCGCTACGCGAGGGATTGTCCTAAATCGAAGCCACTTGGACAACTAAATGCAATCTCGGG GCCTCCAAATCAGAGACAGTTTCAGAATGCCCTAAGGCCGAATTTCCAAGCACGAAAACCATACCATCCGCAAAACAATGCACCACCCTTCCAACCAAGAGGTCAGCCAAATGTTCCGGGGCAGCTGAACCACATTGCTACTGTTGAGAAGAGGACTGAAAACTCCGAAATTGAGGGTAACTTCCTGATCTTTAGTTCTCTTGCTAAAGTTTTGTTTGATTCTGGAGCTACTCATTCGTTCATATCATTACATTTAGCTGCTTATCTTGGTTTGAAACCAGTACCCATGGGGTTTACATTGAACGTATCTTCACCGCTAGGAAATGTAGTGTCCCTTAGTAAATTTTGCAAGGATTGTGAGATAACTTTTGGTGACTACAGAGTGAAAATAGATTTAATATCGATGAGTCTCCAAGATTATGATGTCATTATTGGTATGAACTGGTTGTCACAAAACCAAGCTATACTAGAATGTTTTGAGAAGAAAATCTCTTTCCAATCATCAGATGGAAGTCGAGTGTCTGTCCAAGGAGAAAGGTGA